The following are encoded in a window of Castanea sativa cultivar Marrone di Chiusa Pesio chromosome 5, ASM4071231v1 genomic DNA:
- the LOC142635746 gene encoding F-box protein CPR1-like: MSNLPLDIINDILSRLPVKSLVRFLCVSNRWYILINGQAFIKLHLYRSIESNTDRTLIVQEQNACIPFDYFSVSFHDEIRFGKPLEIHQPLHCSTMSTDILSCCDGLVCIYNQWGEEIAIWNPLIRKYRKLPSEPIEKPPGFSNSWPISLAFGYDKHNDDYKVLRVVRFFNMDKPGKEFEVKVCSIRLQCWKKIEDQWPNKEWSICSDSVFSNGALHWLVAEEGQSPENIVAFDLATEKFWVIRMPIKAPTSCVTCLEVLEGQLCFIVIVDEMYNDVWLMKEYGEESSWTWIYKIEQGVVGSTFEYCKPLMCSKNNRKKILMEESHRCRTYLIWYDIQKKIRKRVKIPKLPEVFQTVTCVGSLLLLDGDNMIDPTQKNNRNESPSEHLNPLVKGVIY, from the exons ATGTCTAATCTTCCTTTAGATATAATCAACGACATACTCTCCCGATTACCTGTGAAATCTCTGGTACGCTTTCTCTGCGTTTCCAACCGATGGTACATCCTAATCAATGGTCAAGCTTTCATCAAGCTGCACCTCTATCGCTCTATTGAGTCCAACACAGATCGCACTCTCATTGTCCAGGAACAAAACGCTTGTATTCCCTTTGATTACTTCTCTGTCAGTTTCCATGACGAGATTCGCTTCGGCAAGCCTTTGGAAATTCACCAGCCACTGCATTGTTCAACTATGTCTACCGACATCTTGAGTTGTTGCGATGGTTTGGTTTGCATTTATAACCAATGGGGCGAAGAGATTGCGATTTGGAATCCATTGATAAGGAAGTATAGGAAATTGCCTAGCGAGCCAATTGAGAAACCTCCTGGTTTTTCAAATTCTTGGCCTATTAGTTTAGCATTCGGGTATGATAAGCATAATGATGACTATAAGGTTTTGAGGGTTGTAAGATTTTTTAATATGGATAAGCCTGGAAAGGAGTTTGAAGTTAAGGTATGTAGTATTAGGTTACAGTGttggaaaaaaattgaagatcaaTGGCCAAACAAGGAATGGTCGATATGTTCTGACTCGGTGTTCTCGAATGGAGCTTTGCATTGGTTAGTGGCTGAGGAAGGGCAGAGTCCGGAGAATATTGTTGCTTTCGATCTTGCCACGGAGAAATTCTGGGTCATTAGAATGCCAATTAAAGCACCCACTTCTTGTGTGACATGTTTGGAAGTATTAGAAGGACAGCTCTGTTTTATTGTGATCGTTGATGAGATGTATAATGATGTTTGGTTGATGAAAGAATATGGGGAAGAGAGTTCTTGGACTTGGATTTATAAAATTGAGCAAGGTGTTGTGGGTTCAACTTTTGAGTATTGCAAGCCTCTAATGTGTTCCAAGAATAATAGGAAGAAGATTCTGATGGAGGAGTCCCATAGGTGTCGTACATATCTTATTTGGTAtgatatacaaaagaaaatacgCAAGAGGGTTAAGATTCCTAAGCTTCCCGAGGTGTTTCAGACGGTGACTTGTGTTGGGAGTCTACTTTTGCTTGATGGTGATAATATGATTGATCCGACGCAGAAGAACAATAG GAATGAAAGCCCATCAGAACATCTTAATCCATTGGTGAAAGGAGTGATTTATTGA